The sequence below is a genomic window from Gouania willdenowi chromosome 12, fGouWil2.1, whole genome shotgun sequence.
TGTCTCCACATCTGCTCAGTGtctttgtaaacacacacacaagaacacacgcacgcgcacacacacacgcgcactgACACAAGCGGATCAGTGGATCCACTTCATCTGAGTCacttaatcaatcaatctatcaaattttatttaaaaaagaagcaCCTTTCATACAACACAGTGTAAACTCAAGGCgttttttacataattaaaaatacacccaCCCTGCACAAACCCCGCCcaccgcacacagacacacaggttaaaataaggacaaaatacttaaaaaatatatctcGTTCTTTTGAATTGCTTAtcctataatatatatattttaatatgttaTTCTTGTCATCTATTATTCGTGTCAAAACAAAGATAGCTGTTTACTTCATACAAACCTACGATACGCCAGTTAAGCCCCCCCCATTCAAAAAAAGGGTGTgtcaaattctgtgctggtgctaCCAACTGTAAGTTAGTGTAGAGTCCTGCTTTAGGAAGTCTGGGCTTCCATACTTAAGATGAAAGaattttcagacatttcaaaTCCATACCCTATAACAGagataggcaacttttatcacaatggggccacaaaaaattgattttcagATCTGAAGGCCACATTATCCACATTCATGtgagcatttacaataatgaccaatcagagcattagtACAGCGAAGAACAATACATTTGTGTTcccatttcatgtgtttttagtgtaatatATTGcttcattttatgtaattttattttcacattttccgCTTTctattgtcttgtttttttcttcttattgcattcacatttttgttgttttgtgtgttatgagcccatttgtgtgtttttgttgtcggttTGTAATTCtatcatttttctctcattaggtcgttttgtatttttggactcTTGATGTTAActagtgtatatttctgtaattttgtatgcgtttttaactcattttgtacattaacTTCAGAGACTGCTCAAAATTAGAGCAATGTGGCCCCTGGTTcaccagttgtccatgtctgccCTATAATACTGTAAAAATtgatatttcaatattttattcTCGTCGTCTATTACTACTCTaagtattattttttagttatttgtttattctttcagtGAAATAATTCAAACTGACTTCTTTAAATTTGCTGTGTTTATAGTGATTTCGCTGACTTTACGTGGTCTGTGTACTTAGCAGCTCTTAGTTAACGCTGACACTGGATTCAAGAGTCCTGATTCAGTTCAAACATTTGACTCCTTAACCCAGATACAGTAGTTCATTAACCAACCAGCTAGATTGAAAACTACACGTCTGCCCTTTAAGGTTTGGTAAGTGAGGATGTGGCCCCTCCCCCTGTCTGACCAACACAGCCGCACCCCATCCTGTCccctaatatatttattttcccactttgtgtatttctgtcgaTGTGAAAAAAGGCGCCACACTTCACTCATGTACTTGTTTGCACATAAAAGccagatgtgttttttttattttttaacagcaAGTAATAAAAATGTGAGCATCCAGTCCAAAGCTTTACGGTGTGACTTCATCCGTTAAGGAACTTGTTGATGCGTTTTTAAAACGTGGAAACAAATGGATACAAGCATCAacactttaaatataaatgtctaTAGAAACCAATTTTAAAGGCTTTGAGCCTCTTCACCTTCCACAGACTTTATTCCTCCTTTTTCTTTAGCGTAGCTTGGATAAAAATGCCACAAGTTAATCGACCCGtcctgtttcttttctctgaaCAAAGAATAAAGCTGTGCCATTAAGTTTTATGTAGATTTAAGTATTGCTACAGAATAATGGGATCAGCTTTGTTGAGAGAAACAGATTTCTCACTCTCACCagagccaaaaacacacatctgTGCTTCCACCTTCACACCAGGAAAGTCCAGAACTGAATTATTAACATGAACTCATTCAGTACAGATGGAGAAATGACCAATCAGTGAGCAAGAGGCCAGTTAGAAAGGGTTGAAAGTCAGCAAACTCACCATgtaccagaaccagaaccagaaacATTGACCCTTACAATAAGGACTAAAATAATCTGGGTGAGGTACCCAGGTCATGGACTCAACAGATGCAGAATTGACCCACAAGAACACCTCAGGACTCAACCATATGGGTTAAGAACTCGGCTAGTGGACTCCCCGTATAGAGTCAGAAAAGATATCGGGATTAAGGATTTCGGGTCTCAGACTTCCAGAAAAGAGTTCATGCTGAAATGATCCAGGGTAATGACCCAGGTCATGGAATCCTTCAGTACTGAAACAATCAGATCATGGGTCATAGACTCTTCATAAACTGTCAGAGTTCAAACAATCTGGGTTAAGGACCAGGATTGTGGACTCACTGTTAAGAGTTAGGATTCAAACAATCTGGATTAAGGATTTCCAGGAAACAGTTAGGACTCAAATGATCAAGGTTAATGACCTGGGTCATAGACATTCGGTACTGAAACAATCTGGATTAAGGATCTGAGTCGTGGATTCACCATAAAGAGTCAGAAAACTATCGATCTCTGACTCACCGTAAAGAGTCAGGACTCAAGTCGTGGACCCACCATTAAGAGTAGGGCCTCAAACTATCTGGATTAAAGGACCAGGCTTATGAACTCAACATAAAGAGTCAAGACTCAAATTATCTGAGTTAAACACCCGGGTCATGGACTCACCGTAGAAAGTAAGGATTCAAACAATCCTGGTCTTGGACTCACCGTAAAAAGTCAGAAagcaaacaacagtaaaaagtCAGGACTCAAATTATCTAGATTAGGAACCGGGTCGTGGACTCACCGTAAAGCTGGGGTGCACTATATGTCGATCGCAATGTATCGGTCGATCGCGAAGGCATTTTGTGTTGATCGCGCACGTGGGCTGCAATACATCATCAATGAAGGAGAACGGCACAGTCACGTTtatcagaaatgaaacctaacaaTCCAGCTTTTGACCCCAgtttgagggggcgctagtgcaccaatctgttcatttacaacctctaataataagtagaagaagaccctcctccagCCCAAATCCAGGGAGAGGGTGAGACCCGGACCCCTCCGGACGAAGCAGGTCGGCCCTGAGTCCCCTCGGTGAGGAGGGGGGACCGCCGAGTAACGAGCGTTGTGTGTTCACAGCGGTACTTCTCATCGTGTACAACTCTGATGTATGAGCTCACCGGATTTCCAAAATGGCGCTTAGCACCTCCCATACAAACAAATGGGAAAAGTAAAGATATCTTTCTTTAAAGATGATATTATTAAAAACCGAACAGACCGATACACTCACTGTTGAATCAGGTGAACTGTCTCAGTTCAAGTCAGGAGCTTGACACAAAGTGCAGGTGGATGATGGTCACCCAGAACTTAAAACAACTATGACCCCATCTTGGAGGTGGAAAACAGCTGTGCTACTAATACTGTTAATATTGAACAGTAATAAATATGACTGATAGATCAATGATTAACCTGTAGATTATGAAATACATCTTGGTGCAAAACTGCTGATGCTGCATTGCCAGGTTGGGTGTAGTGTGTGAAAGAGATGCAGTTGTTGCTGGTAAAGGTACATATATGTGGTCATAGGTTAACACTACATGAAGAGAAAAAATAGGGAAATTATAATGGCAATAATCATTACTGGCAAATTTCAATCGTTGTAGAATCAGAATAAATCATAACcgtaatataaatcaaatctaaattggaaaaataatcAAAGATTTCCCAGAATTCCTTGAAGGCTTTGGTCACAAAAAGAAAACTGGAGCAAAGGAGTTACCTCATGAATATTTTCTATGGTATTAGCTCTATTGTGcataagtgatttttttttattatgtacttttagtatgtgttttttaatcatcaCTTTTGGACTgaaaatgggttcaaatccctTAAAATccgtttttaatcaattttgtaGCAAAACTGGGCTTCAACCTTTTAAATCATATTGTTAAATTCACTTTTGCAGTAAACATAGGTTCAGAACCATCCAATTAAATGTTTATCACCACTTTTGTCGTAAAAGTAAGTTCAAATCCATTGAATCAGATGTTTTAAAAATGGGTACAAAACTGATAGATGTAAACATAGGTTCACTTTTATAGTACACATTGGTTTAAATCCATCAAATCTAATTTATAACATCACTTTTGGAGTAAAGATGGATTAAAATACCATAAAATCCAATGtttattatcactttttttgTAAAGATGAATTTGAATGCCTTGATTCTAATTTTATTGTTCACTTATTACAGTAAACATGGCTTCAAACACCctcgttattttttttataataagaAGAGACACTATTGTGAACATAGGTTCAGCCCTGGACCTGCAAAACCAGCCAGGCTGGATGTGTCTTTAAACTGAGAATCAGTGAAACACCTTCATTTCCTGGATTAACAACATTCTCTCTCAGCTCTTGGCTCCACCCCCTCAGATCTTCACTTTGTCTGTGGGTGTAACCAGGAAGTGCTGACTCATGCTGTAAAGTAGCTTTGCACTCAGACACTCAGACTGGTTTTCAGGGAGAGGCAGTTACACTGGGACTTGTGAAATGGCGCAGGAAGGAGCTGATCTGTACGGAGAGACCTTCTCCTGTTCCATCTGTCTGAACCTCCTGAAGGAGCCGGTGACCGTTCCCTGTGGACACAGCTACTGCAGGACGTGTATCAGCAGCTTCTGGGATGGAGAGGCTGTGAAGAACAGCTACAGTTGCCCTCAGTGCAGAGAGGCGTTTACACCGAGGCCTGTCCTGGGGAAAAGCACCATGTTGGCAGAAGTAGTGGAGAAGATAAATAAGAGCAGACGTCACGATGCTCCTGCTGTTGAAAGATACGCTACAGCTGAAGACGTGGCCTGTGATTCCTGCACTGGAAGGAAACGGAAGGCCTACAAGTCCTGTTTGGTGTGTCTGGCCTCTTATTGTAAGAAACATCTTCAGCCTCATCATGAATCTGCTGCATTCAAGAGACACAAGCTGGTGGATCCATCTGAGAAGCTGCAGGAGAAGATCTGCTCTCGTCATGATGAGGTGATGAAGATCTTCTGCCGCACTGATCAGCAGTGTATCTGTTTTCTCTGCTCCATGGATGAACATAAAGGCCACGACACGGTTTCAGCTGCAGCAGAAAGAACTGAGAAGCAGAGAGAGCTGCAGGAGAGTCGAGCTGACATCCAGAAGAACATCCAGGACAGAGAGGAAGATGTGGAGCTGCTGAAACAGCAGGTGAAGACCATCAACGTCTCTGCTGATCAGACAGTGGAGCACAACGAGCAGATGTTCAGTGAGCTGATCCGTCTCCTCCAGGACAGAAGGTCTGAGCTGAAGAAGGAGGTCCGATCCAAGCAGCAGACTGAAGTGAGTGCAGTCCGAGCTCTTCAGGAGAAGCTGGAGCAGGAGATCAGTGAGCTGAAGAAGAGAGACgctgagctgcagcagctctCCCACACTGAGGATCACATCCAGTTTGTCCTCAGCTACAGCTCCCTGTCAGCGCTCAGTGTGTCCACACACTCCTCCATCATCACAGGTCCTGAGAACTGCTTTGAGGAGGTGACAGCAGCTGTGTCAGAGCTCAGAGAACATCTCCACAAAGTCCTGATGGAGGACTGGACCAAAGTCTGTCACACTGTGGAGAGAGTGGATGTTTTACAACCAGAGCCGACGAGCAGAGCTGGATTCTTAAAGTATTCACAGGAAATCACTCTGGATCCAAACACAGCTTTCATTCAGCTCAGTTTATcagaaggaaacagaaaagtaacattcATAAAAAGAAATCAGCGTCATCCTCCTCATCCAGAGAGATTCACTGATCATTGTCAGGTCCTGAGCAGAGAGAGTGTGACTGGACgttgttactgggaggtggagtggaGAGGGACAGGAGTTTGTGTAGCTGTTTCATACAAGAGTATCAGCAGAGCAGGGAATGAATCTGGAATTGGTTTAAATAACAAATCATGGTCTTTAATCTGTTCTACAAACAATTACACATTTTATCACAACAACATCATCACTACAGTCCCAGGTCCTCATTCCTCCAGGATAGGAGTGTACGTGGATCACACAGCAGGTATTCTGAGCTTCTACAGCGTCTGTGACACAATGACTCTCCTCCACAGAGTGAGCACCACCTTCACTGAGCCGCTCCACCTCGGACTCTGTGTTTACTACAATGTTGGAACTACTGCTGAACTCTGTaaactttaacacacacacacacacacgcacacacgcacacacacacaatatatttgtgtatggtttctgcttttattctgtaaatgcatttgtCATAAAATATGGTTTTTAGGTTTCACATGTAAAAAATAGttggttccttttttttttttttgtcgctCCCCCTGAGAATAAAATCAATTGTAACCAATAAAGTGAATAAAGTcacttgttgttgttattgtcctTTTACACCTTAAACGATaggattttaaactgttttattatatacagtatataggttgttatacacacacacatactgtataaatgGAGATAGCAGTGCTAATTCAAATATAATATTGAattatgacaattataattgtaattgaaaaacatctgttgctgatgtaattgtaattgaattgtaattgagttcagatatttgatttgtaattggtagtttaccaataataataacttcTGATCCTATAAAATATTCTGGCCTCtggtggtgaaataactgatgcatccttgggtccatttatttttgtgtaatcattatggtctgggATGATGTCATCTGTatcatttaaatgaagttttgataaacttaatttaaattaacctaaacaataaacctgctcagattcagtaaaccattgatccctgaggggaaattggatgaatgtgacattaatgctgttctcatacatttttatatgacataaataattaaaaaggagcagtcagaacaatcaatgtcattaaaatttaaatctaccttttaattgtatcttacttcatttttgacatacatttctgtttaattttttaattatttcatttattagtatttattttgtattatttatttatttttttttttaaatattgatatttctaaaaaaaaatattgatatcgAGTTTGAAATTCTAGTATCGTAACAACCCTAGAtgatagatgtttgtttttttgtgtgtgtgttttacaactgatttcagacatggatcaaaactgacccgttatcataagagatgctaacagagagagaaacacaagaggaaggttaggttttatggggttatttataaaagggtcattaattgtaattaaacatggataattgaagacgtaattgtaattgaaaagaatgcatttgaccccaaccctgctcaaaacacacaagacaacaacaaaaacacatgaaatgaaagaatatagaaaatgacattaaaaacacacaaaaccacaaataaacacaaaatgagaaaaacacacatgtggaccatgtgaggggccctcaggagctctagtcacctatgagctccatctaaaaccTGATTTACTTtctaggattcaaactcacaaatataaatacatatgacagataaACACTGCTGCACATGATAAAGTTTTAGCATTAAAATACCAtctttatatgtttattttcactgaaacgtTACATGAAATGTTTCAAGTGTTGCAGATACTGTATGGTGTATGGACTGTGGTATGTTACATACAGTAGGCTATAATATTATAATCATAGTTTCAGAAagattggtgacccctgctgtaaAAAGTCAGTACTATCAAACAAACCGGGTTAAGGACCAAGGTCGTGGACTCACCATGAAGAGTCGTGACTCAAGCAATCTGCTTTAAGGACCTGGGTTGTAGACTCACAATAAAGAGTCAGGACTCAAATGATCTGGATTAAGGACCTGGGTCGTGGACTCACAATAAAGAGTTAAGACTCAAACAATCTGggttaaagtctgtgtaaagcaaattcagccattttcttctaaacacattaaataagtcatatttaatgtattccttaaaacatgtaaaaagccattcaaccatttagaatgtaattgtggagcGAGGCTTCACAATTTATGTTTCAAATTTAATGGCGGGTCAGAAATCGTAGCCACGTTACGTAACGGAgtcatcattagcataaacccgatcctgctgctgcagcacaccaaacttccgcgTTCTCCAGCGGGTGCAAACCGGCCCCTAGCCAAAACCaaaccacatatttggactcagGGGAACAAAATGTGTCCACTGGTGCCACAATTTCCATGAAATTAGGACTTTTTTTACACCGCAATTTAGTTTGTCACCTCTAGTGGGAGGGATGCACATAGTCGGACtgggcggagcagacctttccgcttGTTTGGCCTGATCTGAGCACTTATGGAAGCACTATCGACgctggagccgctttcacactgctctctcccatagacacagtacatGGAGGCGGCACCCTCCTGCGCGTGGGCGTGGTTTTAGCGCCtttaactgacacgcccccaagGTCTCAGAGCAGACGGTTCTTGTTTTTCTATGATTTTGAGacttaattttatatacttagtgctttttttcatctttcaattttggctcagtggtcaagaACTCATTTCTGTGACTCACTGTGAAGAGTCAGGACTCAAGCGATCTGGATTAAGACCCTGGGTCTTACTATTGGCTAGTGCACCAATATGTTTATTTCCAACCTCTAATAATAAGTAGAAGAAGGGAGAAGGGAGAGGGAGAGATACGGACCCTTCCGGAGGAAGCAGGTTGGCCCCGAGTCCCCTCGGTAAAAAGGGGGGACCGCCGAGTCACCAGCGTTGTGTGTTCACAGCGGTACTTCTCCTCGTGTACAACTCTGGTGTATGGGCTCGCTGGATTTACAAAATGGCGCTTAGCACCTCCGCTACAAACAAATGGGAAAAGTAAAGATATCTTTCTTTAAAGATATTATAAAAAACCGAACAGACCGATACACTCACCGTTGAATCAGGTGAACTGTCTCAGTTCAAGTCAGGAGCTTGACACAAAGTGCAGGTGGATGACGGTCAACCAGAACTTAAAACAACTATGACCCCATCTTGGAGGTGGAAAACAGCTGTGCTACTAATACTGTTAATATTGAACAGTAAGAAATATGACTGATAGATCAATGATTAACCTGTAGATTATGAAATACATCTTGGTGCAAAACTGCTGATGCTGCATTGCCAGGTTGGGTGTAGTGTGTGAAAGAGATGCAGTTGTTGCTGGTAAAGGTAGATATATGTGGTCATAGGTTGACACTACATGAAGAGCAAAAATAGGGAAATTAAAATGGCAATAATTATTACTGGCAAATTTCAATCATTGTAGAATCAGAATAAATCATAACcgtaatataaatcaaatctaaattggaaaaataatgaaagaTTTCCCAGAATTCCTTGAAGGTTTTGGTCACATGATACTCAACGAGCAAAGAGAACTGGAGCAAAGAAATTACCTCATAAATATTTTCTATGGTATTAGCTCTATTGTgcataattgatttttttataatGTACTTTTAGTATATGtaggtttttttaatcatcattttGGACTgaaaatgggttcaaatccctTAAAATCcgtttttaatgaattttataGCAAAACTGGGCTTCAACCTTTTAAATCATTAtattaaattcactttttcaGTAAACATAAGTTCAGAACcatcaaattaaatatttatcacCACTTTCTTTGTAAAAGTAAGTTCAAACCCATTGAATTAGATGTTTTAAAAATGGGTGCAAATCTGATTTATAACATCACTTTTGTAGTAAAGATGGATTCAAACACCATAAAATCCAATGTTAATGATCACTTTTGTTTTTAGTAAAGATGAATTTGAATACTTTGATTCTAATTTTATTGTTCACTGATTATAATAAACATGGCTTCAAACACcctagttatttttttataataagaAGAACATAGGTGCGGCCCCGGACGCACAAAACCAGCCAGGCTGGATGTTTCTTTAAAATGAGTATCAGTGAAACCACTTCATTTCCTGGATTAACACAACAACATTCTCTCTCAGCTCTTGGCTCCACCCCCTCAGATCTGCACTTTGTCTgtggcatacctgtcaagttttgaatttgaaaataagggaaatgttctggcgcccactacgaacCGTCCCACgtgcccaaccaagctccagtatcccttatattttcagataagtgtacaataaatctaaaatacccacttgtcaaccacttactaaatacaattatgtgattagaatctggtaggtcgacctttattaacattgaaatgctgtgaacattcctactagggctggtgatatgaaccaaaactcatatctt
It includes:
- the LOC114473624 gene encoding tripartite motif-containing protein 16-like yields the protein MAQEGADLYGETFSCSICLNLLKEPVTVPCGHSYCRTCISSFWDGEAVKNSYSCPQCREAFTPRPVLGKSTMLAEVVEKINKSRRHDAPAVERYATAEDVACDSCTGRKRKAYKSCLVCLASYCKKHLQPHHESAAFKRHKLVDPSEKLQEKICSRHDEVMKIFCRTDQQCICFLCSMDEHKGHDTVSAAAERTEKQRELQESRADIQKNIQDREEDVELLKQQVKTINVSADQTVEHNEQMFSELIRLLQDRRSELKKEVRSKQQTEVSAVRALQEKLEQEISELKKRDAELQQLSHTEDHIQFVLSYSSLSALSVSTHSSIITGPENCFEEVTAAVSELREHLHKVLMEDWTKVCHTVERVDVLQPEPTSRAGFLKYSQEITLDPNTAFIQLSLSEGNRKVTFIKRNQRHPPHPERFTDHCQVLSRESVTGRCYWEVEWRGTGVCVAVSYKSISRAGNESGIGLNNKSWSLICSTNNYTFYHNNIITTVPGPHSSRIGVYVDHTAGILSFYSVCDTMTLLHRVSTTFTEPLHLGLCVYYNVGTTAELCKL